The Fulvia fulva chromosome 1, complete sequence region CGACGCTCAATCTCTGCGGCAGTGTCGCGACGCTTCACGAAGATGATCGAGGAAGCCACCGTCATGAGCTTGTAGAAGCTGACCAGAGCTCTGTATTTCTCCTCGTCGTTCATACAGTCAAGGTACATCTGGTGGATGCCCTTGACAGTGAGCTGCTCGACCTGGAGAGTGATTTGGTTGGCGCCAGCTGCAAACTGCTCTGCGAATGCCAGCACAGCAGGAGGAAATGTAGCAGAGAAGAGGACGAGCTGGGCCTGACGGCTGATCATCTGCCTCACCCGCTTGCACTGGTCACCCATACCCTGCATGTCCAGCATGTTGTCCGCTTCATCAAGTGTGAGGATCTTGATGTCGCGTCCGTCGATATGCTTTCTCTTGAGCAGGTCGATGACGGTGCCCGGCGTGCCGACCAGGATCTGGGCTTCGACGTTGGTTCGAGCGGAGCCTGACACTGCTTCGTAGACGTCGCGCAAGCCCTGAGGTCTGAGGAACACGCCCATGAGCTCGACGACTCCCTTGATCTGCCTGGCCAGCTCACGTGTCGGAGCCAGCACGATAGCTTGTGCCTTGGTGGAGCTCAAGTCGATGCGCTGCAGCATGTTGATGACGAAGGCGGCTGTCTTGCCAGTTCCTGATTGTGACTGTCCGATCAGGTTCTCGGTCGGGGTTTGCTTGAGTAAAAGCGGAAGAGCGCGCTCTTGGATCTTGGAAGGTTGGATGAAGCCCATGGTGGCTAGAGCTTGCTGGATTTCCGGCTTGCTGAGGTACTGTTAGCAGTGACTTGAGGGCGCGGCATGCATAGTACTCACAGTCCGAGATTGGCGTCTTCGAAAGACTTTGCCGAGTATAGCGGGTTTGTCGGGTCGGCTTGGAGATCTGCGAGCTTCACGTTGACATTGAACTCGGGCTCGTCGAGTCCAGCTGAGCCGCGCAGCCAGGTGGTAGCACCATCAGTCTGCGCCTTTGCGAGATATTCGCCCTCGCTCTTCTTGTCCGCCTTTGTTGCGTCCATCTTCTTGTCCGAGTCTGCAGTGGGTGTCTCGGCGTCGTCTGCCCAGTTGAACTTTCCCGGTGTGAAGGTGGAGGCAGCTGGATTGCTTCCGTTGGTGGTGGCGGCAGGCTTGCTCGAGTCATCGGAGATGGAGAGTTTTGTCAGATTTGCTGGCTCGGGCTCTGAGGATGTTGCCTTATTGTCCGACATGGCGGGCGGTGTATTGTGGACGTGACTGAAAGAAAGTGCGTGTCTCGATGCGGCGGTGGTGCTTTGTGAGGGCGAACACGTGGCTGGTGACGTAGTGATGGTCGTACAGCTGGCGTTGAAAGAATGTGACGCGCTTCTCATTTGACGCGGCAAGATGACCAAGTTGTTGTGTGTCGCGTGTGTGTGAGGTTTTTGGCGGGTGAATTGAGCAAGAGAGCTCTTGCTGTACAGAAATGACGAGGGGTCCTTCCGTTTCGCGATTGGCGTTGCAGGGATTCGGGCCGCGATGAGGAAGCCCCGCCACGCGTGCAGCGTGCCAAACCAAACCTTGGAAGATCCGACGTTCACTGCTGCGCCCCGGAGTCTCATGGCATGGCGGATAAAGTGAATGCTCTCGGCGGATACATATAGTTTGGTGGAGCTGTTTGTTCACCTTCACATGTCTCACTCATCACGACGACGATATGGCTGAAGTCGACATAGCGCCGCAGTTCGGCCTCGAGCTGAAGGATGGCTTTAAGCCCGTCAATGCCTGGGTCGCCAACGGGATCGCGTGGCTCGACGACATCCAGCAATTCTACCGCGAACGCAGTGTCATTGAGAAGGAGTACAGTCAGAAGCTCAGCGCTCTTGCAAAGAAGTACCATGAGAAGAAAGCGAAGAAGACTAGCAGCCTGAGCGTCGGCGATACCCCTACTGTCACGCCCGGCTCGCTCGAAAGTGCTTCGATGACAACATGGGCTGTACAACTCACGACGTTGGAGGGACGAGCCGCTGAACACGATCGCTTCTCCAGTCAGCTCGTCTCTGCTGTGGCCGAACCCCTCAAACATTTGGCTGCCAGGTACGAAGACCTCCGGAAACAGCACGCCGAGTATGCTTCCAAGCTGGAGAAGGAGAGAGACGGCAACTATGGTGACTTGAAGAAGACCAAAGACAAGTACTATGGCGTCTGCCAGGAAGTAGAGAATAGGCGAAAGAAGCTGGATAGCAGTTTTGACCATGGCAAGCAAAAAGCACAGAGTGCTTATGCCCAGCACCAGAGCGACATGAGGAATGCAAAGAACACATATCTGATCACCATCAATGTGATCAACAAGCAGAAGGAACGATACTATCATGAGTATGTTCCTGAGCTGCTCGACGTAAGCCGGCGTCCTTGCTGTGTCACTCCAATTTCAAGCTAACGTTGGCAATGCTAGTCCCTGCAGGCTCTTTCCGAAACAAGAACTTCAACTCTGAACAACATCTGGTCGACAGGCGCCTCTCTCGAGACTCAGACGATGACCCGGTCCACACAATTGCTAGAGCACCTTTCGACCGAGATCCCTAGGAACAACCCCGTGCTGGACAGCATGATGTTTGTACGGCATAATGCAATACAGTGGCAGGATCCACCAGATTTTGTCTTTGAGCCCTCTCCGGTATGGCTGGACGATGACACGATGGCTTCAGATCCTCAGAGCAAGACCTTCCTCATGAACATTCTCTCGAAATCAAAGTCTTCTTTGGGTCCGCTCCAGAAGGAGTGCGAAGCAAAACGGAGAGAAGTCGAAGGGGCGAAGCGTGTTAGGCAACTCATCAGAGAGGGTAAAGACAAGCGGGACGAGGTCGAAGTCGTTCGCGCACAGTTCCACAACCAAGAAGTACTTCATCATGCCGAGCGGAGAAGAGTCACGGCCGAGGTCGAAGTTAGCACCATCACTTCGGCGGTAGGCGATATATCTGTTGGAGCGCGGAATCATACCTTCAAGAATCAGACTTATAAGATTCCCACGAGCTGTGACCTGTGTGGCGACAGGCTATGGGGCCTCAACGCCAAAGGCTTGAGCTGTGAAGAGTGCGGTCTCACATGCCACACGAAATGCGAGCTGAAAGTACCCGCCGATTGCCCTGGAGAGCTCAACAAGGAGCAGAAGAAAGCGATCAAAGCCGAGCGACAGGCAGCGGCGCAGGCTCAGACGGCAGCACCGCCACCCGCCAGCAATGGTCATAGCAACGGCAACGTCGACCGCACTGCCAGTCTGCAGAGGAGTGATACCATAGGATCGATGAACACGCTCAGCTCTGGGTATGCAGCAAGCGCGAATCGCAGTGTCTCTGGTATGACTGTCAGGTCAAGTGAAGAGAGCCACGCCACTGCACCGACGACGATATCTCAAAGCACTTCCGCAGCTGGGCGACATCGAGTCATGGCTCCTCCACCAACCAGCTACGTCAACCCCAACGGTAACGGGTCCGCGCCAGAGGAGCAAAAGGGCAAGATGCTCTATGCCTATCAAGCAAATGGCGATGGTGAGATATCCATTTCGGAGGGCCAGGACTTTACTGTCGTTGAGCCGGATGATGGCACAGGCTGGATCAAGATCAAGCCATCGTCTTTTGGTATGCCTGCAGGTCTAGTCCCTAGCAGCTATGCAGAGCTCAGCGCGCCGGCGCCGCCTTCGAAGAGTCCAGTCGATGACAGGCCGGTGAGCATGGCTGCCTCAACGTCCACGACAAGTCTAGCAGGGAGTGATACACCCAGCGTGGGCAAAGCAAAGAAGCAAGGTCCTGCTGTGGCGCCAAGACGAGGGGCAAAGAAGGTCAAGCACGTTGAAGCCATGTACACTTACCAGGCTTCTGGTCCTGGCGAGGTCGACATGGAAGAAGGGGAGAAGATGGTTCTGGTGCTGGCGGATCAAGGAGACGGATGGGTAGAGGTAGAGTCCAAGGCTGGGAAAGGCATCGTTCCTGCAACATGGGTAAAGGATGTGTGATGATCGTGAAGATATGTTGATAAGTTGAGCATTACTTTTGTGCATAGCGGTGGGATATATCATTTCGCGGGCGAAAGAGTGTCATCAAAGTTTGGCTATATCTTTCTCTCTTATCATCGCAAACGCGATTGACTGGCCTGCGGCAACGCTATGCTGTAGTTTTAGCAGAGCTGACCACCCACTCCTTGGATGACGGACTTTTTGGTACAGCGAATCGGCTGCCGCGCAGCTCGTTCTTCTTGTCACACACTGCGACGGTAGAACGGCGGTGAAGTCCAACGTACAGACCATGACAGTCACCGTCCACAGCTCGATAGCATGGATGAACATGGCATGGCAGGATTGCATCACCATTTCTGAGGATACACACTCGAACACCTGGATGGTGTTTGGTTTCACCAAGTGTTCGGAACACGGTTCATGACGAAGTCTAAAGGTTAACGGCAGCGGGTGACACACGGTGTGCTGGGATGTTCGTTCAGTGAGTCTCGCTCGTGTCGTAGACTCGTAGAAGCTGTTGTTCGGCTATTCTGTTGCACCTGCTGGCACGACTGGTTTTCTGGTCGAACATCCTCGACTCCACAATCTAGGGTCGAAGAAGCGAATGTGGTACAGATGCGGGATTGCGGTCTCTTTTTCTTGTCGAGATGAACTGTGGTGTGACGGGTACGCATGAGCGCGGGTCTGGACTTGCGGCGACGATTGCCTGCTGTGGGATTTTCATTGAGCGCAACGACCGACGAGCGCTAGCCACACCGTAGCGATGTGTGAGCTTGCGAACACTCGAGCATAGGTAGTGGCGTTAGCGAGGAGGGAGTGGAGCTCTATATCAGCCCTAAGAATTCCTTGGCGCCCTTTTGATTGGCTAAAATCAAGTTGCTGGAATCTGACTAATTGAAGTCACGTGTGTGCCTTCCATAAAGGCAGATATCTCGGGCAGCTATCACAACACAACGCGCCGCAGGCACTGCTGTAAGGGTTAGCAAACTGTGCTTACGTCAAGCAGATTGCAACATATAGGAGTTAAGCCCCGTGTCATTAGCTAGGCCGGTGAGAGAGCTTCACTCCGTCATTACGCTCACACTTGTGGGTCTCGCAGGCCCATACAGCACATTTTAAGAGTGAGATGCAATGCCAGGCACCTGGCGGTTGACCAGAGACGCGTTCTCTTCGCTTCAATGCATGGTCGACTTGACTTGTCATGTCGGTGTTCGCGTGTCGAGAACGCCATGGCGATGACAGACGCGAGATCGTGCATGACTTAAGCGCCATTGCCGTCTGTGGATGCGAGGAGCGTGACAGGCTGTGGACGCTGCGGATGCTGCCAGCGCCAGTGCCAGAGAAAAGACTAAAGCCCGCTGCCCACAGGGCCAGGGCCAGATCTAGGGACCCATGCGCAAAGCTGAGACGGCGACGAAATCACCGTCGCGGTCCTGCTGCAGGCCTTGCACTCCACCGTCTGCGCTGAGACTTCGGAGCGCGCTCTGCAGACGGCGACGGCGACGGTGACGGCGAGTAAGCAGGTATGGTACATGTATTCGTGGGCGACACGGGGATGGCTTTGGTCCACGTCAACCTATTCTCGCTGCAGCAGTCACGCTCATGACAGTAGTCACGGCGTGTTGGTGAGTTGGACGCGCGATGATTGGCAAAGTCGTTGGCTGCAAGTGGTAGCGCTAAAATGCTCGCAGTCGGCCAATGACCGCCCTGCTCTCCTTTCTCTTTACCTTAGTCTCTTCCCTGCGCTGCACCGTGCACCGTGCACCCGCTGGCCGTCTGCTGCTCCGCTGTTTTACAGTGTGCAGTGTGCCTCCTGGTCCCAGCTCCCAGCTCCCAGCGTGTCCTTCACCACCTGCACCGACCGACCGACCGCCCTGCTACCTGTGCCTTCTTCACATTGCACCTGCTGTGTCCATCGTTCCTTCGTCTGTTGCAGTCCTGCATCTTTCGCCGCGCACCCATTGATTGCCTGCTTCCGCTGCCAGTCCGTTCCAGCTCGCCGGTCGTCGCTCGCAGGAGAACAGCCTCGTCGCACTCTCTCTACACTCGAACTCGCCCTCGCACGCGCACGCACTCGCACTCGCACTCGCACACGCACACGCACACTACCAGGCACACGCACACACCAGAGGCCTCCTAATTTCGACTTTTCCCTCCGCACGACCTCTGCGCCCGCCGTCTGGCCAGCAGCACGTCCACTCGCACGCCTTGTGTCACCGCACTCTGCCTGTCGACCACGTTTGCCCTGCTCTGCTCTGCTCTGCTCTGCTCTGCTCTGCTCTGCTCTGCTCTGTCAGTAGTGTCCTTCGAGCACACCTGCACGGCACCAGCATCAGCCACAGTCACGCCTCAGGCAGCACCACCGCGACCGCCGATCTTTGTGCGCTTCCGCCGCCCGGCTCGACCTCGACTCCATCTCTCTACGCTTGTCCTACCGTCCGACGTCCTCTTTCTGACGTAGCTTCAAAGCAACGGCACAAGCATCACATCTCGGCATACCAACCCTCTGGGCGAAGGCAAATCACGACAAAGACGACTTCTTTGTCGCGGCAGCAGGCTCTGGCAATTCAAAAGATCTCTATTTCTTTGTAATCTGATAATCTGTACCTTACCACCACCCGCTGCTGGCTTTGACTCCGCGGTCTAATTCGGGCGTCCTCTCCACAACATCCACCTAACAGCATCTGCTTAATCTGCGTTCCTTGGACACCTCCTGTCGCCTCGCTGCAACACCTTTCGACTGCAGCATCTTTGTTACATTTGCAACGCGCTCACGACTCCGCGATACACACTTTTCAGTCAATCTTCGGACCTAGAGAATGAGCTTTGACGCTGGCGGTCTTGCTCAAATGACTTACAACAATAACGGCAACGGTTTTCCTTCCACCGGTCTGGGTCTGCCTGGCTCAGGCTTTGGCGCTCGCGGAACTCGTCACAACACTAAGAGGTTAAGTGTCGCCCTTCCGCCCAGAGTGCCGGCCATCAGCGAGAACCAGGTGGATAATCCTACTCCACGCACCAGCCGCTCCCACCTGCTTGCAGGTCTCCGAACCCAGCCCAAGACTCCAGCAGTCCCGGCTTCCGCTCCTTACCACCAGAGTCACCACTCTATCAACGGCCTTGCTTCACGATGGGCGGACCAACAGAACTACGGCGGCTACAATCAGGGTGTGCCGCAGACAGCTACGGGCTCTAGCTTTGATATGCATGGTCAATACGCCCAGAGCGCTGGACAGCAAGTCTATTCTCTCCCTGAGCAGGTGCTGGCACCCCCAGCTGCCTTTGATCAGCTTGATGAGATGGACCCAGTCGTCCTTCAGCAGATGCAGATGCAGCGTCTCTACCTTGCTCAACGTCAACAGCAGCTTCAGCAGCAGCTCGCCAGCCTCACGGCCGCTGCTCAGAGCATGAACATCAACGGCAATATGCGTCCCGCCTCTTTCCACCAAGGCCCCATGACGCCTCAAACGCCGCAGAACTCCTATGGCCAACAGCAGATCCAGTCTCCAATCGATGTTCCTGGCCAGCCTGGCGTCTTCCTCGTATACAATCCAGCCATCCAAGGCTATGCGTATGCGGTCGACCCCAGCATGCAGCAGGCTCAACAGACCATGTCTCCTGTCAACCAGAACCAGGGCAATCCGTTCTCTCCGGCCAAGTCAGTATCCCCGGCCCAGAGCTTCGGTGCGAACTATCCAGTCAACGAGCGCTCCACGCCAACCAACGGCCGCTCCTTCACGCCTCCAAAGAAGGCTCCATCCCCACCCACCTCCCTCGAGCATGTCGAGCCACTGCCACCTCCATCTGCGACTGCTTTCCGACGTGGCCATAAGAAGGCTTCGTCATTGGCTATCAACGCCTTCGGGAACGTAGCAGATGGTCCAAAGACATCATCGGTCGCTACCTTTGGGTCGCAGCGCGTGGCTTTCCCTCCCACACCAATGACGGGCACTTTCGGACCTGGAGCAGCACGTGCTGGCGAGCACCCAACGCGCCAACCTCGCGGACCACCTCCGTTGGAGGAGCTCACTGCTGCACCGACCAGCAAGCACGAAGGCAGCAAGAACTTCGCTACCCGTCAGCGACGCCGAGCACTCGACAGCCTCATGAAGGCTGGTACTCAGCGTCGTGGGGTCTCGCAATCCTCCGGCGgaagcccggttagcgagCGTGAATACAACTTCCCCATTCACGAGGAGACTGAGGATGTCAACCCTACCGGAGGTGCTTGCAGGAAGATGAGTCCCATCGGCTCCGAGATGAAGGAGAAGCGTGGCTCTCAGGGCTCTGATGGCGGATACTTCGGTTTGAGCTCTGCCTCTAGCAGCGAGGGCGAGGACTTTGGAGCTTTCAAGCAGCCACCCACCCCAGCAACACCCGGCGCACCTTCAGGTGACCGCAAGAAGATGATGCTCGGCGTTCTCAACGCTGCCGAGAAGCGTCGAAGCTACGCGTACTAGATCCGAAAGGGTCTGGGATTATTGCTCGCTTCTTGGATGTTCAGTAACGTTTCACATGCTTTCTTGTTAGAGATTCGGTTTGGATCACGGTGGTTGGAAAGAGATGAAGATGAATCTGGGGAGAGGCTGGATTTTATCTACACAGTTCCGCATGCGCGCAACCGCAGTGCGTGTTTTGCGCGCAGAGAGCGGGAGCTGTATTGTGCATATCTAAATGCCACTGTTCTGGCGAGCATTTCGAAAAGGAACAACGAAGTCGCTCTTTACGGCCTATCACGAGAACAAGCAGATTAAGCTCAACACATTCATTCGAAGAATTAAACGCTGCACCATGGTCTCTAGTCTCTGCTGCCACTCCTACATTCAGGTTCTTATCCTACTGTAACTTGTCAAAGGGGGCTCTTCACACGAGAGGTGGCCGCTTGCATAACAGCAGGAACGTAACTGGATAGCCAACAGAGTAGCACCGTGGCCCATTGAGCGCTCATAAAGTGGAAGCGTGGAAGCGCACCATAGGTTTTAACATCATTCCATACGTCGAAGCTACTCGGATCCCTTGAAGCAGGTCGTTGATGCTTTGCTCTGCTCTTGAGAACGAACAGTTCGCCTCTTTGGTCAGCAGCCCGTGCAGCTTCTCAGTGTCAAATCCAGCGTGTGAAGGTGCAGTACATATGTGTATGCAGTCGAGGTGGTCTCCTTTGTGTAAATGATCCCCAGCGATGAACGGTTCGTGACTCCCTGCAAATGACTTGCTTCCTGCGTTGCCATTGCGTCTCTGTTCAACATCCTACTCAATGTATTCGTGCTCCCGAGGCGGACGTTGCATGTAGAATGTTTTGCCTTCTCTGAACATGCTCCTCCGCGCATTGGGCAAGATCGACTTGCGTGCGAGTTCAAGGCGTTGATCCTGATGATTTCTCTCGCTCGTGTGATGGATAAGCTAAGCAGACCAGAGTCTGCCGTCAGTATTCGTCGCAGAGGAGCAGACCTCGTCACCGAGTCTCACATATGGATAAGCAAGCACTGCGGCGAATGATCGCCCAACCGATGGCTGTCGCTCCAGATCATGACCTTGAGAAAGAAAGTGGGACTGATGATAGCAGAGCCTCCTTCTCTCATTTCACCCAATAAGCTACCTCCATACTTCCACAGTAcacaaagggaaaaagacTAGGGTAATCTCGCGGCGAAATAGCAATAAGAGCGCCTCCCGCCTGGTCGCAAAAGCTTGAGCATAGTACATCTGGACCCATCATAGAAGAGGCGCCTGATTCAAAAAAGAGGTCCAGCCAGCCAGGTATAATATCATCGGGTGGGTTGTGCGCCGTTCAACGCCATCCGTGGTATCCATAATATCGCTCGCTTTTGCCGTTCGTCGAGCTGCAAAAGCAATTCGTCCATCAACATCCTCGCGATCTCTGCTTCTTCTttttcttcttcttcttcctcCACCATCTCTGTCCCTTTCTCTAGCGGGTCACATGCGTGCTGTTGCGATCCACAACCTCCATATTGCTACATTGACTTCGAACCCAAGATTTCTAACCTGCCCAGCAAGATCCACGCGAATGATGCCGCCTGATTATATCAGACCGCACATGCGTAGGTTCTCTTGGATGATGATGTCGTTTACTGCGGCCATGACGAATCTTATTTGCATCGTGTCCGTGGCGCAGGTAAAGTGGGTGTAGATTTGCTTCGTAGGATGTTGGTTGAGTCTGCGTCAAGAATTAGCATGCGTACTAAGTGAAGCACACGAGTGTCGAACTTACGATACGAATCGGTTCAGGATGTAATCGCACGCAGCTCCGTAATCTTGGCCACCTTCGTAATCCGGGAAGTAGTTCTTCATTGGTGAGACTGGCAGCTTCTCCTTGAACCTGTCGATCTTGTTGAGGAACAGGATGATGCTCGTTTTCGTGAACCATCTGCTGTTGCAAATGGAATCAAACAAAGTCAACGCTTCCTGCATTCTGTTGACTGTTTCATCTTCGAAGAGCAGCTGGTCGTACTCGGATATCGCCACCAAGAAGAGGATGGTGGTGACATTCTCGAAACAGTGTATCCACTTCTTTCGCTCTGATCGTTGGCCGCCGACATCGAACATACGGTATGTCAGGTCGCCAATGATAAAAGTCGTCTCCGTGATACCTGTGGTCTTGACACGCGACCTGAGCACATCGGCATCTGATGGGATGTAGGTGGGCGAGGCAATGGTATCGATCGAATCGAAGTAGTATTTCGCGCTGTCGTTGAGCTGATACTCCCTGCTTCGCTGGAAGGCGGCTTGGACACCTGCGTCAGCCCACAGCGTTTTGATGGCTTGGCCGACCTCGGGTGGAAGCACGTCGCCTTCAATCTGCGCAGGCTGCATGAAGATGGTTTGAACGTGATATTCGGCTCGTTGGTCATCCAATGGCAACTCCAGGCTCTCCATGGCTTCTAGTATGACGCGCATGCTTTGCACGGTGTTGGAAAAGATTATTTCCCGGAAACTCTCGCGCTCGTCTCTCGAGTAGCCGCCTTCGTGGATCAGCTTCATCTGTTTCAGGATTGTGCTCTTTCCACTCTCTCCGGCTCCGAGCAACAACATCTTGATCTCGTTTCGAAGGTTCATCTTGTCTCTCTTCAATTGGTTCTCAATCTCCTCATTGCGCTGCTTGCCCTCCTTGGACTCGGAGCTCTGGCCGCAACCCATCTTAGCGGTATTGATGTGTAGATGTCCGCGCTGTGCGTGAGGTTGTAGATGCAGTGGCTGTGGAGTGGTGGGCACAACGCGAACGAGTGCGTATTAGTGTCGGCAgtacgtattatagtaggcGTTGGAAAGTCGCTTGTCGATGATGTTCTGAAGTACAATGAGTCAGTCACGAATGTTTCTCTGATTGTCTTTCGCACAGTCTGGCCGTTGGCGATGAACATAGCAATGGCACACGATGCAGTATTGTTTGCAGACACAGTGTGACTGTGGCACCTGTTTCGTGCGACGCTGTCGCCGACTGCTGCGATCAGGTGACCACTGCAAGTCGGCATGCAGTGCAAGTACATTTCTTGTTTCGCGCAATGATCGTTGTCGCGGTCGATGCAGACCGGCGCAGGCAGCTTGGCAGCGGGGATAATCGAACGTTTACTCACCTACAGGCGGATGCTCGTGAGCAGTCCAGTGTGAAAGCGGCGGGCAGGCGGCGGAGAGAAACAGAGCGCTGCTCAGCTCTCAGCCCGTCCAGGAGTCGCGGCGAGGTGTTTCGATGGTAAGCAGGTTGCGGAGGCCGGCAGGCGTAGGCGTAGGCGTCGGCGTGGATTGAGCGCCCGGAAGGAAAGAATGGCAATGGGCTCCGGCGAATGGGCCCCTGGGTGTGGGTGTGGGTGTGGGTGTGGGTGGTGGGGAGCGGCGGTGTGGTT contains the following coding sequences:
- a CDS encoding ATP-dependent RNA helicase dbp5 is translated as MRLRGAAVNVGSSKVWFGTLHAWRGFLIAARIPATPIAKRKDPSSFLYSKSSLAQFTRQKPHTHATHNNLVILPRQMRSASHSFNASCTTITTSPATCSPSQSTTAASRHALSFSHVHNTPPAMSDNKATSSEPEPANLTKLSISDDSSKPAATTNGSNPAASTFTPGKFNWADDAETPTADSDKKMDATKADKKSEGEYLAKAQTDGATTWLRGSAGLDEPEFNVNVKLADLQADPTNPLYSAKSFEDANLGLKPEIQQALATMGFIQPSKIQERALPLLLKQTPTENLIGQSQSGTGKTAAFVINMLQRIDLSSTKAQAIVLAPTRELARQIKGVVELMGVFLRPQGLRDVYEAVSGSARTNVEAQILVGTPGTVIDLLKRKHIDGRDIKILTLDEADNMLDMQGMGDQCKRVRQMISRQAQLVLFSATFPPAVLAFAEQFAAGANQITLQVEQLTVKGIHQMYLDCMNDEEKYRALVSFYKLMTVASSIIFVKRRDTAAEIERRLNAEGHSVVSLTGALEGPARDAVFEKFRSGEAKVLIATNVLARGIDVQTVTMVVNYDIPETVDGQPDFQTYLHRIGRTGRFGRTGAAISLVHDKRSWQGLMAICKYFGVQPEKIDLSNMDEVEKHIKTIMKNQRAAVDVDMS
- a CDS encoding Guanine nucleotide-binding protein subunit alpha: MGCGQSSESKEGKQRNEEIENQLKRDKMNLRNEIKMLLLGAGESGKSTILKQMKLIHEGGYSRDERESFREIIFSNTVQSMRVILEAMESLELPLDDQRAEYHVQTIFMQPAQIEGDVLPPEVGQAIKTLWADAGVQAAFQRSREYQLNDSAKYYFDSIDTIASPTYIPSDADVLRSRVKTTGITETTFIIGDLTYRMFDVGGQRSERKKWIHCFENVTTILFLVAISEYDQLLFEDETVNRMQEALTLFDSICNSRWFTKTSIILFLNKIDRFKEKLPVSPMKNYFPDYEGGQDYGAACDYILNRFVSLNQHPTKQIYTHFTCATDTMQIRFVMAAVNDIIIQENLRMCGLI